A region from the Onychomys torridus chromosome 22, mOncTor1.1, whole genome shotgun sequence genome encodes:
- the Sdsl gene encoding serine dehydratase-like: protein MEGALAERVRVEPFHRVTPLLESWALSRVAGMPVFLKYENVQPAGSFKIRGIGHFCQQMAMRGCRHLVCSSGGNAGIAAAYSARKLGIPATIVLPETTSTRVVRRLEGEGAEVQLTGKVWDEANTRAQELATRDGWVNVPPFDHPLIWEGHASLVRELKESLGNPPGTMVLSVGGGGLLAGVTAGLLEVGWQHVPIVAMETRGAHSFNAALQAGRLVTLPDITSVARSLGAKTVAARTLECAKECEILSEVVEDREAVSAVQRFLDDERMLVEPACGAALAAVYSGILGRLQAEGRLRLAQASIVVIVCGGNNISNQQLQELKTQLGCS from the exons ATGGAGGGAGCCTTGGCAGAGCGTGTCAGGGTGGAGCCTTTCCACAGGGTCACCCCACTGCTGGAGAGCTGGGCACTGTCTCGGGTGGCAGGCATGCCCGTCTTCCTCAAATACGAGAATGTGCAGCCAGCTGGCTCCTTTAAGATCCGGGGCATCGGACATTTCTGTCAGCAG aTGGCCATGAGGGGATGCAGACATCTGGTGTGCTCCTCAG GGGGCAATGCAGGTATTGCAGCCGCATACTCAGCTCGGAAGCTGGGCATCCCTGCCACCATCGTGCTCCCAGAGACCACTTCCACGCGGGTGGTGAGGcggctggagggggagggggccgAGGTCCAGCTGACTGGGAAG GTCTGGGACGAGGCCAACACAAGGGCACAAGAATTGGCTACGAGGGACGGCTGGGTGAATGTCCCACCCTTTGACCATCCCTTGATATG GGAAGGCCATGCCAGCCTAGTGCGGGAGCTGAAAGAGTCACTGGGCAACCCACCGGGGACCATGGTGCTGTCTGTTGGAGGCGGAGGGCTCCTAGCAGGTGTGACTGCGGGCCTGCTGGAGGTAGGCTGGCAGCATGTGCCCATCGTTGCCATGGAGACCCGAGGGGCACACAGTTTCAACGCGGCCTTGCAGGCAGGCAGACTGGTCACTCTGCCAGATATCACCAG TGTAGCCAGGAGCCTGGGAGCCAAGACCGTGGCAGCACGGACCTTGGAGTGTGCAAAGGAGTGTGAGATCCTCTCTGAGGTGGTGGAAGACCGGGAGGCTGTGAGCGCTGTGCAGAGGTTCCTGG ATGATGAGCGAATGCTGGTGGAGCCTGCCTGCGGGGCTGCCCTGGCTGCTGTCTACTCAGGCATCCTGGGGAGGCTCCAGGCTGAGGGCCGCCTGAGGCTGGCCCAGGCTTCCATTGTGGTCATCGTGTGTGGTGGCAACAACatcagtaaccaacagctccAGGAGCTGAAAACCCAGTTGGGCTGTAGCTGA